One genomic window of Actinoplanes lobatus includes the following:
- a CDS encoding CinY protein has protein sequence MRRRPGAAVLVCLLAAAALVTPAPAAAFGTIEGGGQHREHEHITRAALACPGRDCFEPGTLGRLAGDGRGFGAVGSPDLTEVNVPAAHCDDADFLAGGYPRTRGQATAAVTACVEHLRGRFRAAVRDAAGLLDGYGRILPDEVLLDGGCALAEQGEQRAKCTTLEEFGRALHGVQDFYAHSSWADEADPARPVGPDNPPGLNRPAPSPVLDLRGTGAPDVPPDLATGCFVLHDAVPGVGVCERRITHAALNKDNGLIDAVTGEATGPGTPRGRVGTNFAKAVTGAVVESRHQWRELRDALRDEYGERRASVMVCALTHDDPLSDCGGASDRTMIASFVMFALFLGVIALSSRRRNPAG, from the coding sequence ATGAGGCGGAGACCCGGGGCGGCGGTGCTCGTGTGCCTGCTGGCGGCCGCCGCACTGGTGACCCCGGCGCCGGCCGCCGCCTTCGGGACGATCGAGGGTGGCGGCCAGCATCGCGAGCACGAGCACATCACCCGTGCCGCGCTGGCCTGCCCCGGCCGTGACTGTTTCGAGCCCGGCACGCTCGGCCGGCTCGCCGGGGACGGCCGGGGGTTCGGCGCGGTCGGGTCACCGGACCTCACCGAGGTGAACGTCCCGGCCGCCCACTGCGACGACGCCGACTTCCTGGCCGGCGGATACCCGCGCACCCGGGGCCAGGCCACCGCGGCCGTCACCGCCTGTGTGGAGCATCTGCGCGGCCGTTTCCGGGCGGCGGTCCGCGACGCCGCGGGACTGCTCGACGGGTATGGCCGGATCCTGCCGGACGAGGTGCTTCTGGACGGCGGCTGCGCCCTGGCCGAGCAGGGGGAGCAGCGCGCCAAGTGCACGACCCTGGAGGAGTTCGGGCGGGCGCTGCACGGCGTACAGGACTTCTACGCGCACAGCTCCTGGGCCGACGAGGCCGACCCGGCGCGCCCGGTCGGCCCGGACAACCCGCCGGGCCTGAACCGGCCCGCGCCCAGCCCGGTGCTCGATCTGCGCGGCACCGGGGCGCCGGACGTGCCGCCGGACCTGGCGACCGGCTGCTTCGTGCTGCACGACGCCGTCCCCGGGGTGGGCGTGTGTGAGCGGCGGATCACCCATGCGGCCCTCAACAAGGACAACGGCCTGATCGACGCGGTCACCGGTGAGGCGACCGGGCCGGGCACACCGCGCGGCCGGGTGGGGACCAACTTCGCGAAGGCGGTGACCGGCGCCGTCGTGGAGAGCCGGCACCAGTGGCGGGAACTGCGGGACGCGTTGCGCGACGAGTACGGCGAGCGGCGCGCGTCGGTGATGGTGTGCGCGCTGACCCACGACGATCCGCTGTCCGATTGCGGCGGTGCTTCCGACCGTACGATGATTGCGTCCTTTGTCATGTTTGCCCTGTTCCTTGGGGTGATCGCGCTCTCGTCGCGGCGTCGGAACCCGGCCGGGTGA
- a CDS encoding DUF4287 domain-containing protein, with amino-acid sequence MKGPASYFPSIEKKYGQPIAYWTELIRSSPLTRHGELVSWLKTEHGLGHGHANALVAHTLAEQKN; translated from the coding sequence GTGAAGGGCCCTGCCAGCTATTTTCCGTCGATCGAGAAGAAGTACGGGCAGCCGATCGCGTACTGGACCGAACTCATCCGCTCGTCCCCGCTCACCCGGCACGGCGAGCTGGTCTCCTGGCTGAAGACCGAGCACGGCCTCGGGCACGGGCACGCCAACGCCCTGGTCGCCCACACCCTCGCCGAACAGAAGAACTGA
- a CDS encoding L,D-transpeptidase produces the protein MIQRRKVIIGTLGVAAAATAAGCTSRDSKGGTDWVEPVANIEPPVAPVKLNVTPVSGTKDVSPVTPITVAVEEGTLQSVTVTVGKAKVEGALQVDGTWKSTEDLDYGKTYKVVATAADSKGVASEHTSSFATVNPKNVAKITFQANAMTSLKTGQTYGAGQPVIVAFSRAVNKAAAEKAIEITTSPSVDGKFYWKDDKTVHWRPAKYWAAGTRVKVKVNAFGVKLGKTVYGAKNASTSFDVRRQLIAISDNRTHMTKVYINGKLVRSMKSSLGKGGGTTGANGERISYWTTGGPHVVLGRLRTHTMTSASYGVSDPKDPNYYVSEDIEYCTRISYSGEYLHAAPWNGSLGRANLSHGCINLSTSDAKWVYENFLIGDIVDVKNSPRELQIGNGLGDWTVPFDKYGR, from the coding sequence ATGATTCAGCGACGTAAGGTCATCATCGGCACACTGGGCGTGGCCGCAGCCGCCACGGCAGCCGGGTGCACCTCGCGTGACAGCAAAGGCGGCACCGACTGGGTCGAGCCGGTGGCGAACATCGAGCCCCCGGTCGCGCCGGTCAAGCTGAACGTGACGCCCGTGAGTGGCACCAAGGACGTGTCGCCGGTGACGCCGATCACCGTGGCCGTCGAGGAGGGCACGCTCCAGTCCGTCACCGTCACGGTCGGCAAGGCCAAGGTCGAGGGCGCGCTCCAGGTCGACGGCACGTGGAAGTCGACCGAGGACCTGGACTACGGCAAGACCTACAAGGTGGTCGCGACGGCCGCCGACAGCAAGGGTGTGGCCAGCGAGCACACCTCGAGTTTCGCCACGGTGAACCCGAAGAACGTCGCCAAGATCACGTTCCAGGCCAACGCCATGACGTCGCTCAAGACCGGGCAGACGTACGGCGCCGGCCAGCCGGTGATCGTCGCGTTCAGCCGCGCCGTCAACAAGGCCGCGGCCGAGAAGGCCATCGAGATCACCACCTCGCCGTCGGTCGACGGCAAGTTCTACTGGAAAGACGACAAGACCGTGCACTGGCGGCCCGCGAAGTACTGGGCCGCCGGCACGCGCGTCAAGGTCAAGGTCAATGCCTTCGGCGTCAAACTCGGCAAGACGGTGTACGGCGCGAAGAACGCCTCCACCAGCTTCGACGTCCGTCGTCAGCTGATCGCGATCAGTGACAACCGGACGCACATGACGAAGGTCTACATCAACGGCAAGCTCGTCCGCAGCATGAAGAGCAGCCTCGGCAAGGGCGGCGGCACCACCGGGGCCAACGGCGAGCGGATCAGCTACTGGACGACCGGCGGCCCGCACGTCGTGCTCGGCCGGCTGCGGACGCACACGATGACCTCGGCGAGCTACGGCGTCAGCGACCCGAAGGACCCGAACTACTACGTCTCCGAGGACATCGAGTACTGCACCCGGATCAGTTACTCCGGTGAGTACCTGCACGCCGCCCCGTGGAACGGCTCGCTGGGCCGGGCGAACCTGTCGCACGGCTGCATCAACCTGAGCACCTCCGACGCCAAGTGGGTGTACGAGAACTTCCTGATCGGCGACATCGTCGACGTCAAGAACAGCCCCCGGGAGCTTCAGATAGGGAACGGTCTCGGCGACTGGACCGTCCCCTTCGACAAGTACGGTCGCTGA
- a CDS encoding DoxX family protein has translation MTFDRFTGPVWSLFRIVVGLLFACHGLAGLFGLLGGSKGTGEAVPLGTWPGWYAAVIQLVCGGLVLIGLFTRPAAILASGSMAYAYFVVHQKTGLMPIENGGVTSALYAWSFLAVAALGAGPWSVEALLSRRKAGATAEPVTA, from the coding sequence ATGACGTTCGACCGCTTCACCGGCCCGGTCTGGTCGCTTTTCCGGATAGTCGTCGGCCTGCTCTTCGCCTGCCACGGCCTCGCCGGCCTGTTCGGTCTGCTGGGCGGCAGCAAGGGCACCGGCGAGGCCGTCCCGCTCGGCACCTGGCCCGGCTGGTACGCGGCCGTCATCCAGCTGGTCTGCGGCGGCCTGGTCCTGATCGGCCTGTTCACGCGCCCGGCGGCGATCCTGGCGTCCGGTTCGATGGCGTACGCCTACTTCGTCGTCCACCAGAAGACCGGCCTGATGCCCATCGAGAACGGCGGCGTCACCTCGGCGCTCTACGCGTGGTCGTTCCTGGCCGTGGCCGCCCTCGGCGCGGGCCCGTGGTCGGTGGAGGCGCTGCTGTCCCGCCGGAAGGCCGGCGCCACCGCGGAACCGGTCACCGCCTGA
- a CDS encoding pectate lyase family protein: protein MKRSVALRLSAVLGVAGVAGAIAFGLPQHDASAAEATVTGFASENGGTTGGAGGATVKATTGTQIHNALCTRAASDTPIIIQVEGTINHGNTTKVSGDSCNTAADKIELKEISNVTIVGVGAGATFDQLGIHIRDSSNIVIQNVTVQNVKKSGSPLSNGGDAISMESTVRNVWVDHTTLIASGGESEGFDGLFDMKDDTEYVTLSYSILRNSGRGGLIGSSETDTGNTNITFHHNKYENIDSRTPLLRGGIAHIYNNHYFSLNESGINSRAGAKARVDNNYFEDSKDVLGTFYTDAAGYWQVSGNVLDNVTWSAKGTENNPAGPDLVSTTSVTIPYAFALDNASCVPSIVAATAGAGTGLKVSDGKCSATAAPTTSATATATATVSPTATATVSPTATASATASPTVTATSGVNLSIGAGADGSSKASGTSYGNVKDGNTATYWSPSGATGDISIKWSAATKVSRITIVEASGSSIGAYQVINGATGAVLASGTGGGTVTFAATATTKLTFKITSSSGTPKIAEFQTYAS, encoded by the coding sequence ATGAAACGATCAGTCGCGCTGCGACTCTCCGCCGTCCTCGGCGTGGCCGGCGTCGCCGGAGCCATCGCCTTCGGGCTGCCTCAGCACGACGCGTCGGCCGCGGAGGCCACCGTCACCGGTTTCGCCAGCGAGAACGGCGGCACCACCGGCGGCGCGGGCGGGGCCACCGTCAAGGCCACCACCGGCACCCAGATCCACAACGCGCTGTGCACCCGGGCGGCGAGCGACACGCCGATCATCATCCAGGTCGAGGGCACGATCAATCACGGCAACACGACCAAGGTGTCCGGCGACAGCTGCAACACGGCGGCCGACAAGATCGAGCTGAAAGAGATCAGCAACGTCACGATCGTCGGCGTGGGCGCGGGCGCCACGTTCGATCAACTCGGTATCCACATCCGGGACTCCAGCAACATCGTCATCCAGAACGTGACGGTGCAGAACGTCAAGAAGTCCGGCTCGCCGCTGTCCAACGGTGGCGACGCGATCAGCATGGAGAGCACGGTCCGCAACGTGTGGGTGGACCACACCACGCTGATCGCCTCGGGTGGTGAGTCGGAGGGCTTCGACGGCCTGTTCGACATGAAGGACGACACCGAGTACGTGACGCTGTCCTACAGCATCCTGCGCAACTCCGGCCGCGGTGGCCTGATCGGCTCCAGCGAGACCGACACCGGCAACACCAACATCACGTTCCACCACAACAAATACGAGAACATCGACTCGCGTACGCCGTTGCTGCGCGGCGGGATCGCCCACATCTACAACAACCACTACTTCAGCCTCAACGAGTCGGGCATCAACTCGCGGGCCGGCGCCAAGGCCCGGGTGGACAACAACTACTTCGAGGACTCGAAGGACGTGCTCGGCACCTTCTACACCGACGCGGCCGGCTACTGGCAGGTGTCCGGCAACGTCCTCGACAACGTGACCTGGTCGGCGAAGGGCACCGAGAACAACCCGGCCGGCCCGGACCTGGTGTCCACCACCAGCGTCACCATCCCGTACGCGTTCGCGCTGGACAACGCGTCCTGCGTGCCGTCGATCGTGGCGGCCACCGCGGGCGCCGGCACCGGGCTGAAGGTCTCGGACGGCAAGTGCAGCGCCACCGCAGCGCCGACCACCTCGGCCACCGCCACCGCGACCGCCACCGTTTCTCCCACCGCGACCGCCACCGTTTCTCCCACCGCGACCGCTTCGGCGACCGCTTCTCCGACGGTCACCGCGACCAGCGGCGTCAACCTGAGCATCGGCGCCGGCGCGGACGGTTCCAGCAAGGCGAGCGGCACCAGCTACGGCAACGTGAAGGACGGCAACACGGCCACCTACTGGTCGCCGAGCGGCGCCACCGGTGACATCTCGATCAAGTGGTCGGCGGCCACCAAGGTCTCCCGCATCACCATCGTCGAGGCGTCCGGCTCGTCGATCGGCGCCTACCAGGTGATCAACGGCGCGACCGGCGCGGTCCTGGCCTCCGGCACGGGCGGCGGGACCGTCACCTTCGCGGCCACCGCCACCACCAAGCTGACCTTCAAGATCACAAGCTCTTCCGGTACGCCGAAGATCGCCGAATTCCAGACGTACGCCTCCTGA
- a CDS encoding GDSL-type esterase/lipase family protein — MRTLRLLIATALAVPLLLAAPASADLPGCGARPAAAAEAAATTTVWLAGDSTMANPSATCPVGWGAQFDPLFTSDVVVNNLALGGRSIQTWLYEGNVTSTIGADGECVLSSTTASARWQRVLDGIKAGDYLFIQFGINDGSTTCPRHVGAARYQQLMTMMARTALARGAHPVLLTAVAAITCSGSTAVKNRGFVTQTQAAATATGAPLIDLQTLSVNHYNAVRLCPNNGDYTAGLVGQYFCNDHTHFETYGAQRIAGLVAGALRTQNIPLATYLL, encoded by the coding sequence ATGCGCACGCTCCGTCTCCTGATCGCCACCGCACTCGCCGTGCCGCTGCTCCTGGCCGCCCCCGCCTCGGCCGACCTGCCCGGATGCGGCGCCCGCCCCGCGGCCGCGGCGGAGGCCGCGGCCACCACCACGGTCTGGCTCGCCGGCGACTCCACCATGGCGAACCCGTCCGCCACCTGCCCGGTGGGCTGGGGCGCCCAGTTCGACCCCCTGTTCACCAGCGACGTCGTCGTCAACAACCTGGCCCTCGGCGGCCGCAGCATCCAGACGTGGCTCTACGAGGGCAACGTCACCTCCACCATCGGCGCCGACGGTGAATGCGTGCTGAGCTCGACGACGGCGTCGGCGCGCTGGCAGCGGGTGCTCGACGGCATCAAGGCCGGCGACTACCTGTTCATCCAGTTCGGCATCAACGACGGCTCCACCACCTGCCCCCGTCATGTCGGGGCCGCCCGCTACCAGCAGCTGATGACGATGATGGCCCGCACGGCACTGGCCCGGGGCGCCCACCCGGTGCTGCTCACCGCGGTGGCGGCCATCACCTGCTCGGGCAGCACCGCGGTCAAGAACCGCGGCTTCGTCACCCAGACCCAGGCGGCCGCCACCGCGACCGGCGCCCCGCTCATCGATCTGCAGACGCTCAGCGTCAACCACTACAACGCGGTCCGGCTCTGCCCCAACAACGGCGACTACACCGCCGGGCTGGTCGGACAGTACTTCTGCAACGACCACACCCACTTCGAGACATACGGCGCACAGCGCATCGCCGGCCTGGTCGCCGGCGCACTCCGCACCCAGAACATCCCGCTGGCCACCTACCTGCTGTAG
- a CDS encoding substrate-binding domain-containing protein codes for MSLEPPRVGLVLARASQVLGEEPRERGLRVPAEVSVVAWDDSAQCQLAVPHCPP; via the coding sequence GTGTCCCTGGAACCACCGCGGGTCGGTCTGGTGCTGGCCCGCGCCTCGCAGGTCCTCGGGGAGGAGCCACGCGAACGCGGTCTCCGGGTCCCGGCGGAGGTCTCGGTCGTGGCCTGGGACGACTCGGCCCAGTGCCAACTCGCCGTGCCGCACTGTCCGCCATGA
- a CDS encoding glycoside hydrolase family 5 protein, whose amino-acid sequence MFFNGWVLIVVRLLVVLSLSFATLLPGAPSAVAAETGWTGPLSTRGRYIVDADGQRFKLRSGNWHGANGTWNGSGDTADNANHHAGENSGRIPLGLDRAPLDTIVAGFRELGLNSVRLPFSNEMLRDTVPVTDPAVAANPQLRGLTPLQVYDRVVAALTGAGIAVILNNHTNTTRWCCAVDGNERWNTSQSVQQWEDDWLFMARRYRDNPRVVGADLYNEVRRTVLDDPNWGWGNAHDWFAASQRTGDRILAEANPNLLIIVEGINWTGIPVDGFAHERPTLRPVRTLSHTLVRSGKLVYSAHFYDYTGPNHSGATGTGETSDPRYRDLSAADLAAVVQRDALFVAGEPGNHFTAPVWISEFGVAADAAPGSLQRAWFENFVDILIRADADFAYWPVVGWAESGNEWGLLFFDAAGRRSGLLDGPDWRSAAWQRLVNATTRQGYVDPVPSRSMLSPDHVDFIASTLMHAQPDWDRGARKAACPDGQRLIGLSHTGNRGLCTDVSGATVWSSYQVVTDERHVSRDWASGYTKLQCPASSVLIGYAVRGAAVSSVLCATALPTAATDTGRTVWFDRGDNRPAGGPGGDFASGHYKGQCADNEYAAGIAYTGRFLSSKTPDALFCRRL is encoded by the coding sequence ATGTTCTTCAATGGATGGGTGCTCATCGTCGTACGCCTGCTCGTTGTCCTGTCGTTGTCGTTCGCGACCCTGCTGCCCGGCGCGCCGTCCGCCGTCGCGGCCGAAACCGGATGGACCGGCCCGTTGTCGACCCGTGGCCGCTACATCGTCGACGCCGACGGGCAGCGTTTCAAACTGCGCTCCGGCAACTGGCACGGCGCGAACGGCACGTGGAACGGCTCCGGCGACACGGCCGACAACGCCAACCACCACGCGGGGGAGAACTCGGGGCGGATCCCGCTCGGGCTCGACCGGGCGCCGCTGGACACCATCGTCGCCGGATTTCGGGAGCTGGGGCTCAACAGCGTACGGCTGCCGTTCTCGAACGAGATGCTGCGCGACACCGTCCCGGTGACCGACCCGGCCGTCGCCGCGAATCCGCAGCTGCGCGGGCTCACGCCGTTGCAGGTGTACGACCGGGTCGTCGCCGCGCTCACCGGCGCCGGGATCGCCGTCATCCTCAACAACCACACCAACACCACCCGCTGGTGCTGCGCCGTCGACGGCAACGAGCGCTGGAACACGTCGCAGAGCGTGCAGCAGTGGGAGGACGACTGGCTGTTCATGGCCCGGCGCTACCGCGACAATCCGCGGGTGGTCGGTGCCGACCTCTACAACGAGGTGCGGCGTACCGTCCTGGACGACCCGAACTGGGGCTGGGGAAACGCCCACGACTGGTTCGCCGCGTCGCAGCGCACCGGCGACCGGATCCTCGCCGAGGCCAACCCGAACCTGCTGATCATCGTGGAGGGGATCAACTGGACCGGGATCCCGGTGGACGGGTTCGCGCACGAGCGGCCCACGCTGCGGCCGGTCCGTACCCTGTCGCACACCCTGGTCCGGTCCGGGAAGCTGGTGTATTCGGCGCATTTCTACGACTACACCGGCCCGAATCACAGCGGTGCCACCGGGACCGGCGAGACCAGCGATCCCCGCTACCGGGATCTGAGCGCCGCCGATCTGGCCGCCGTCGTGCAGCGGGACGCCCTGTTCGTGGCGGGGGAGCCCGGCAACCACTTCACGGCGCCGGTGTGGATCAGCGAGTTCGGGGTGGCCGCCGACGCCGCGCCGGGCAGTCTGCAACGGGCCTGGTTCGAGAACTTCGTCGACATCCTGATCCGGGCCGACGCCGACTTCGCCTACTGGCCGGTGGTCGGCTGGGCGGAGAGCGGCAACGAGTGGGGGCTGCTGTTCTTCGATGCCGCGGGGCGGCGATCCGGGCTGCTCGACGGTCCGGATTGGCGGTCGGCCGCCTGGCAGCGGCTGGTCAACGCCACGACACGACAGGGGTACGTTGATCCGGTCCCGTCGCGGTCAATGTTGAGCCCGGATCATGTTGACTTCATCGCGTCAACGTTGATGCATGCACAGCCGGACTGGGACCGGGGCGCCCGCAAGGCCGCCTGCCCGGACGGTCAACGGTTGATCGGGTTGAGCCACACCGGCAACCGCGGCCTGTGCACCGACGTGTCCGGCGCGACCGTCTGGAGCAGCTACCAGGTGGTGACCGACGAACGGCACGTCTCCCGGGACTGGGCGTCCGGCTACACGAAGTTGCAGTGCCCGGCGTCGTCGGTGCTGATCGGCTACGCGGTGCGGGGCGCCGCCGTGTCCAGCGTCCTGTGCGCCACCGCCCTGCCCACGGCGGCCACCGACACCGGCCGGACCGTGTGGTTCGACCGCGGCGACAACCGCCCGGCCGGTGGGCCGGGCGGTGACTTCGCGAGCGGCCACTACAAGGGCCAGTGCGCCGACAACGAGTACGCGGCCGGCATCGCCTACACCGGCCGCTTCCTGTCCTCGAAAACCCCGGACGCCCTCTTCTGCCGTCGCCTATGA
- a CDS encoding phosphotransferase family protein, with amino-acid sequence MSEPSPTQRLLDATDIERSVATVLPGRRVVTSAPLSGGGFATVWSARLDDGADVVLKVAPRDDVRLLRYERDLIAAEGRYLRRLAAEAPEVRVPRVLHASPDLLVTERLPGRNLFEVQSGPAPVDDAPVRAAFGAELARVHRLTGDRFGYDAGRTSASTWSAAFLAMIDDLLDDAAEWQVETPAPAGRIRDLIVRHAGLLDSVRRPALLHFDGWDGNLLVADGRLTGFVDGERFLYGDPLLDFTSAALFRRIEDEPEHPFLQGYGGVRLDAPVLRRLSLYRLHLYLLMTVEMPSRRITREAQPDRYERLAELLDGELTELARPVPAPV; translated from the coding sequence GTGAGCGAGCCGAGCCCGACCCAGCGCCTCCTCGATGCCACCGACATCGAACGATCGGTGGCCACGGTTCTCCCGGGCCGGCGGGTGGTGACGTCCGCACCGCTCAGCGGGGGCGGTTTCGCCACGGTCTGGTCGGCACGGCTGGACGACGGCGCCGACGTGGTGCTCAAGGTGGCGCCCCGCGACGATGTGCGATTGCTGCGCTACGAGCGGGATCTGATCGCCGCCGAGGGCCGCTACCTGCGGCGGCTGGCGGCCGAGGCGCCGGAGGTGCGGGTGCCGCGGGTGCTGCACGCGTCGCCGGATCTCCTGGTCACCGAACGCCTGCCCGGCCGCAACCTGTTCGAGGTCCAGTCGGGCCCGGCGCCGGTGGACGACGCGCCGGTCCGGGCCGCGTTCGGCGCCGAACTGGCTCGGGTGCACCGGCTCACCGGCGACCGGTTCGGCTACGACGCCGGCCGGACCAGCGCCTCCACCTGGTCGGCCGCGTTCCTCGCGATGATCGATGACCTGCTCGACGACGCGGCCGAGTGGCAGGTCGAGACGCCCGCCCCGGCCGGGCGGATCCGCGACCTGATCGTCCGGCACGCGGGACTGCTCGACAGCGTGCGCCGCCCGGCGCTGCTGCACTTCGACGGCTGGGACGGCAACCTGCTGGTGGCGGACGGCCGCCTGACCGGGTTCGTGGACGGCGAGCGGTTCCTCTACGGCGACCCGCTGCTCGACTTCACCTCGGCCGCCCTGTTCCGGCGCATCGAGGACGAACCCGAACACCCCTTCCTCCAGGGGTACGGCGGGGTCCGTCTCGACGCACCGGTGCTGCGCCGCCTCAGCCTCTACCGGCTGCACCTCTACCTGCTGATGACCGTGGAGATGCCGAGCCGGCGGATCACCCGGGAGGCGCAGCCGGACCGCTACGAACGGCTGGCCGAACTGCTCGACGGGGAGCTGACCGAACTGGCCCGCCCGGTGCCGGCCCCCGTCTGA
- a CDS encoding peptide chain release factor 3 codes for MSQSVSSAATTAGVGVQAAKRRTFAVISHPDAGKSTMTEALALHARVIGQAGAVHGKGDRRGVVSDWMAMEQERGISVTSAALQFSYRDTVINLLDTPGHADFSEDTYRVITAVDSAVMLLDAAKGLEPQTLKLFEVCRQRGIPVITFINKWDRPGNDALALMDEIEQRIGLKPTPLTWPVGIAGHFHGVIDRRTGVFTRMQRSPGGADLAIEEDMTAEEAAERFGADWTTATEELELLDLTGADHDQEAFLGATTTPVLFGAAVANLGVRQLLNVLVELAPPATARPTAAGADQPVDAPFSGFVFKIQANMNRAHRDQVAFMRVCSGRFERGMVVTHGGTGKPFTTKYAQQIFGQGRDTIDEAFPGDVVGLVNATALGIGDTLYAGRPVRYPALPSFPPEHFAAVRTDDTSAYKRFRRGIEQLDAEGVIQVLRSEQRGDGTPVFAAVGPMQFEVATHRLEAEFGVRVRLEFLPYEIAAVTDAAGRDMLRGESNVEVMTRVRDDALLAVFQHRWRMRTVAGRHPGLRLDGVFDAGLS; via the coding sequence GTGAGTCAGAGCGTGTCGTCAGCAGCCACGACGGCGGGTGTCGGAGTCCAGGCGGCCAAACGGCGTACCTTCGCGGTGATCTCGCACCCGGACGCCGGCAAGTCGACCATGACCGAGGCGCTCGCCCTGCACGCGCGGGTGATCGGCCAGGCCGGCGCGGTGCACGGCAAGGGCGACCGCCGGGGCGTGGTCTCCGACTGGATGGCCATGGAGCAGGAGCGCGGCATCTCGGTCACCTCGGCCGCGTTGCAGTTCTCCTACCGGGACACGGTCATCAACCTGCTGGACACGCCGGGTCACGCCGACTTCTCCGAGGACACCTACCGGGTGATCACCGCGGTGGACAGCGCCGTCATGCTGTTGGACGCCGCGAAGGGCCTCGAACCGCAGACGCTGAAGCTGTTCGAGGTGTGCCGGCAGCGCGGCATCCCGGTGATCACCTTCATCAACAAGTGGGACCGTCCGGGCAACGACGCGCTCGCCCTGATGGACGAGATCGAGCAGCGGATCGGGCTGAAGCCGACGCCGCTGACCTGGCCGGTCGGCATCGCCGGGCACTTCCACGGCGTGATCGACCGCCGGACCGGGGTGTTCACCCGCATGCAGCGCTCCCCCGGCGGCGCCGACCTGGCGATCGAGGAGGACATGACCGCCGAGGAGGCGGCCGAGCGGTTCGGTGCGGACTGGACCACCGCCACCGAGGAGCTGGAACTCCTCGACCTGACCGGCGCCGACCACGACCAGGAGGCGTTCCTGGGGGCGACCACGACTCCGGTGCTGTTCGGCGCGGCGGTCGCGAACCTCGGCGTACGCCAGCTGTTGAACGTGCTCGTGGAGCTGGCGCCGCCGGCGACCGCGCGGCCGACCGCGGCCGGCGCCGACCAGCCGGTCGACGCGCCGTTCTCCGGGTTCGTCTTCAAGATCCAGGCGAACATGAACCGGGCCCACCGCGACCAGGTGGCGTTCATGCGGGTGTGCTCGGGCCGGTTCGAGCGCGGCATGGTCGTCACCCACGGCGGCACCGGCAAGCCGTTCACCACGAAGTACGCGCAGCAGATCTTCGGGCAGGGCCGCGACACCATCGACGAGGCGTTCCCGGGCGACGTGGTCGGCCTGGTCAACGCGACGGCGCTGGGCATCGGCGACACCCTCTACGCGGGCCGCCCGGTGCGGTACCCGGCACTGCCGTCGTTCCCGCCGGAGCACTTCGCCGCGGTCCGCACCGACGACACCTCGGCCTACAAGCGGTTCCGCCGCGGCATCGAGCAGCTCGACGCCGAGGGTGTGATCCAGGTGCTGCGCTCCGAGCAGCGCGGCGACGGCACACCGGTGTTCGCCGCCGTCGGGCCGATGCAGTTCGAGGTCGCCACCCACCGCCTCGAGGCCGAGTTCGGGGTGCGGGTGCGGCTGGAGTTCCTGCCGTACGAGATCGCCGCCGTCACCGACGCGGCCGGCCGCGACATGCTGCGCGGCGAGTCGAACGTCGAGGTGATGACCCGGGTCCGCGACGACGCGCTGCTCGCCGTCTTCCAGCACCGCTGGCGGATGCGCACGGTGGCCGGCCGCCACCCGGGCCTCCGCCTCGACGGGGTGTTCGACGCCGGCCTGTCATAG